The Haloplanus sp. CK5-1 genome contains a region encoding:
- a CDS encoding gluconate 2-dehydrogenase subunit 3 family protein, which produces MDLSRRDALAALAATGAVAGGSVLLANDDAEDDPTDDVPEDVVGDDTVATLAAVGAAVYPEATTGIESFVETYVSGRLSDDPAHRRGVVEATAELDATARDWFDAPVTDLDRSTRDRLLRELGVDVADPNPDGNLSDRVRFYVVNELLYAFYASPTGGRLVGVENPVGYPGGTESYRRARMEGEDG; this is translated from the coding sequence ATGGACCTGAGTCGGCGGGACGCACTGGCGGCGCTGGCGGCGACCGGTGCCGTGGCCGGGGGGAGTGTGCTCCTCGCGAACGACGACGCCGAGGACGACCCCACCGACGACGTCCCTGAAGACGTGGTCGGCGACGACACCGTCGCGACCCTCGCGGCCGTCGGAGCAGCCGTCTACCCCGAGGCGACGACGGGGATCGAGTCGTTCGTCGAGACGTACGTCTCCGGGCGGTTGTCCGACGACCCCGCCCACCGCCGGGGCGTCGTCGAGGCGACGGCCGAACTCGACGCGACGGCCCGCGACTGGTTCGACGCCCCCGTGACCGACCTGGATCGCTCGACCCGGGACCGACTGCTCCGGGAACTGGGTGTCGACGTCGCCGATCCGAACCCCGACGGTAACCTCTCCGACCGCGTTCGATTCTACGTCGTCAACGAACTGCTCTATGCCTTCTACGCCTCGCCGACGGGTGGTCGTCTCGTCGGCGTCGAGAACCCCGTCGGCTACCCCGGCGGCACCGAGAGTTACCGGCGCGCCCGCATGGAGGGTGAGGATGGCTGA
- a CDS encoding fumarylacetoacetate hydrolase family protein, with amino-acid sequence MRRVRFRDPAGMVRTGEWHGDAVSFADTTYDLDEVDLLPPSEPSKIVCIGLNYADHAEETGMDIPERPMLFLKTPNTVAAHGDTITLPEGKEQVDWEAELGVVIGEQCRNVDAADAESVIDGYTVVCDLSNRDDQREEQNWVRGKAFDGAAPMGPVVADPDHLPDDADVELRVDGETKQSSDITQLIFSVPELIEEISSYMTLEPGDVISTGTPSGVGGLEDGDEVEVDVEGVETLRFSVRRD; translated from the coding sequence ATGCGACGTGTCAGATTCCGCGACCCCGCAGGGATGGTTCGTACCGGCGAGTGGCACGGCGACGCCGTGAGTTTCGCCGACACCACCTACGACCTCGACGAGGTCGACCTCCTCCCGCCCTCGGAGCCGTCGAAGATCGTCTGCATCGGCCTGAACTACGCCGACCACGCCGAGGAGACGGGGATGGACATCCCCGAGCGGCCGATGCTGTTCCTGAAGACGCCCAACACCGTCGCCGCCCACGGCGACACGATCACCCTCCCCGAGGGCAAAGAGCAGGTCGACTGGGAGGCCGAACTCGGCGTCGTGATCGGCGAGCAGTGCCGGAACGTCGACGCCGCGGACGCCGAGTCGGTGATCGACGGCTACACCGTCGTCTGTGACCTCTCCAACCGCGACGACCAGCGGGAGGAGCAAAACTGGGTGCGGGGCAAGGCCTTCGACGGCGCCGCGCCCATGGGACCGGTCGTGGCCGACCCCGACCACCTCCCCGACGACGCCGACGTGGAACTCCGCGTCGACGGCGAGACGAAACAGTCCTCGGACATCACGCAACTCATCTTCTCCGTGCCCGAACTGATCGAGGAGATATCGAGTTACATGACGCTCGAACCCGGCGACGTGATCTCGACGGGGACACCCTCTGGCGTCGGCGGCCTCGAAGACGGCGACGAGGTCGAAGTCGACGTCGAGGGCGTCGAGACGCTCCGCTTCTCCGTCCGGCGCGACTGA